The following proteins come from a genomic window of Tepidiforma thermophila:
- the rpsJ gene encoding 30S ribosomal protein S10, with protein MARQQIRIKLKAFDHRLLDQSARQIVEAAERTGAAVAGPVPLPTSIEKFTVIRGPHIHKDGREQFEIRTHKRLIDIIEPTSKTVDTLMRLQLPSGVDIEIKL; from the coding sequence ATGGCACGACAACAAATCCGCATCAAGCTCAAAGCCTTCGACCACCGCCTGCTCGACCAGTCGGCGCGGCAGATCGTGGAGGCGGCAGAGCGGACTGGCGCGGCCGTCGCCGGGCCGGTCCCGCTCCCAACCTCCATCGAGAAGTTCACCGTCATTCGCGGCCCCCACATCCACAAGGATGGCCGCGAACAGTTCGAAATCCGCACCCACAAGCGGCTGATCGACATCATCGAGCCCACCTCCAAAACCGTTGACACCCTCATGCGGCTCCAGCTCCCCAGCGGAGTCGACATCGAGATAAAGCTGTAA
- the rplC gene encoding 50S ribosomal protein L3 encodes MTIEGMLGRKLGTTQVFDAQGRLRGVTAVEVGPCYVTLIRTPEKDGYSAIQVGYQEDRRLNKPETGHLRAAGGLKLRHLAEFRTDGTATYSLGDRLGVELFEVGSRVDVTATSKGRGYQGGVKRHGFRGGPRTHGQSDRHRAPGSIGSGTTPGRVLKGTRMAGHMGAERVTVRNLEVVTRNDEAGVIFVAGSVPGPKGGLVRIRKARKVSK; translated from the coding sequence ATGACCATCGAAGGAATGCTCGGCCGCAAACTGGGGACCACCCAGGTCTTCGACGCACAGGGCAGGCTGCGCGGCGTCACCGCCGTGGAGGTGGGCCCCTGCTATGTCACGCTCATCCGCACCCCCGAGAAGGACGGCTACAGCGCCATCCAGGTCGGCTACCAGGAAGACCGCCGCCTCAATAAGCCCGAAACCGGCCACCTCCGCGCCGCCGGCGGGCTCAAGCTCCGCCACCTCGCCGAGTTCCGCACCGACGGCACCGCCACCTACAGCCTCGGCGACCGCCTCGGTGTCGAGCTCTTCGAAGTCGGCAGCCGCGTCGATGTCACCGCCACCTCCAAGGGCCGCGGCTACCAGGGCGGCGTCAAGCGCCACGGCTTCCGCGGCGGCCCCCGCACCCACGGCCAGAGCGACCGGCACCGCGCACCCGGCTCCATCGGCTCCGGCACCACGCCGGGCCGCGTCCTCAAAGGCACCCGCATGGCCGGCCACATGGGCGCCGAACGCGTCACCGTCCGGAACCTCGAAGTCGTCACCCGGAACGACGAGGCCGGGGTCATCTTCGTCGCAGGCTCAGTGCCCGGCCCGAAGGGCGGCCTCGTCCGCATCCGCAAGGCAAGGAAGGTATCGAAATGA
- the tuf gene encoding elongation factor Tu yields the protein MAKAKFERTKPHVNVGTIGHVDHGKTSLTAAITKVLSLKGEAEYRPFDSIDNAPEERARGITIAIAHVEYETDKRHYAHVDCPGHADYIKNMITGAAQMDGAILVVAAPEGPMPQTREHVLLARQVEVPALVVFLNKVDMMEDPELLELVELELRELLTSQGFPGDEVPIIRGSALKALESTSTDPNAPEYKCIWELMDAVDNYIPTPVRPLDKPFLMPIEDVFGIKGRGTVVTGRIERGVVKVGDEVEIVGLRETKKTTVTGVEMFKKMLDEGQAGDNVGCLLRGIERDEVERGQVLCKPGSIKPHTKFEAQVYVLSKEEGGRHTPFFNGYRPQFYVRTTDVTGTIHLPEGVEMVMPGDNITMTVELIQPVAIEDGLRFAIREGGRTVGAGVVTKILA from the coding sequence ATGGCGAAGGCGAAATTTGAGAGGACGAAACCGCACGTCAACGTCGGGACGATCGGGCACGTTGACCACGGGAAGACGTCGTTGACGGCGGCGATCACGAAGGTGCTCTCCCTGAAGGGGGAGGCGGAGTACCGGCCGTTCGATTCGATTGACAATGCGCCGGAGGAGCGTGCGCGCGGGATTACGATTGCCATTGCGCACGTGGAGTACGAGACGGACAAGCGCCACTACGCGCACGTCGACTGCCCGGGCCATGCGGACTACATCAAGAACATGATCACGGGCGCGGCCCAGATGGACGGGGCGATCCTGGTGGTCGCGGCGCCCGAGGGGCCGATGCCGCAGACGCGGGAGCACGTGCTGTTGGCGCGGCAGGTGGAAGTGCCGGCGCTGGTCGTCTTCCTGAACAAGGTGGACATGATGGAGGACCCGGAGCTCCTCGAACTGGTCGAGCTGGAGCTGCGGGAGCTGCTGACCTCGCAGGGCTTCCCGGGCGATGAAGTGCCGATCATCCGCGGCTCGGCGCTGAAGGCGCTGGAGTCGACCTCGACCGACCCGAACGCGCCCGAGTACAAGTGCATCTGGGAGCTGATGGATGCGGTCGACAACTACATCCCGACGCCGGTGCGGCCGCTCGACAAGCCGTTTTTGATGCCGATCGAGGACGTCTTCGGCATCAAGGGGCGCGGCACGGTGGTGACCGGCCGGATCGAGCGCGGGGTGGTGAAGGTCGGCGACGAAGTGGAGATCGTCGGCCTGCGGGAGACGAAGAAGACGACCGTGACGGGCGTCGAGATGTTCAAGAAGATGCTGGACGAAGGCCAGGCGGGCGATAACGTCGGCTGCCTCCTGCGCGGCATCGAGCGGGATGAAGTGGAGCGCGGGCAGGTGCTCTGCAAGCCGGGGAGCATCAAGCCGCACACGAAGTTCGAGGCCCAGGTGTACGTCCTTTCCAAGGAAGAAGGCGGGCGCCACACCCCGTTCTTCAACGGCTACCGGCCGCAGTTCTACGTCCGCACCACCGACGTCACCGGCACCATCCACCTGCCCGAGGGCGTCGAGATGGTCATGCCCGGCGACAACATCACCATGACCGTCGAACTCATCCAGCCCGTCGCCATCGAAGACGGCCTCCGCTTCGCTATCCGCGAGGGCGGCCGCACCGTCGGCGCCGGCGTCGTCACCAAGATCCTCGCCTGA